A region of the Apus apus isolate bApuApu2 chromosome 10, bApuApu2.pri.cur, whole genome shotgun sequence genome:
AAAATCCCTCTTCAAAAGGATTTCAAAAGAGGTAGGAAGATGCTGGGAGTGTGGGTTTGGTTCTTTttggggtgggagcagaggagctttGGTGCCACCACAGCCCCAGGGGGGTCCCCTGGAGTTCAAGAAGGTGACCCCCCCGGGTGTTGCCAGGGCTGCTTCTCCCAAATGGCCTAAAAAGAAGAGTGATAAAATGAATTCCCTGTGATTCCACTGGCAAAGCAGAAGGGTGAGGGTGGGAAtttgggggagggaaggggggaaggtTGAGGggtccagcccctctgctcccctttCTCCCATCCCAGCTCGGGGgtctctgtggggctggggtgggaggagaccctgcagaggtggctgtcccctccctggtcCCCCAGGCTGAGGTGGCACGGCAAGGGTGGGCTGCTGGCACCATCTAGTGGGGGGTGGGAGCCCCCCCAAACACGGCGAGGCAACCCACCGGGTGACACGTCCCGCGGGGTGACAGGTCCCTGCTGGCCCAGGGTCCAGCTTCGGGTCCCACGTCCTCTGCTCAACCTCCTCCCCAACCCTCTCTGGGGATGCTGAGCCCACCCCCCATGGGGGACTCAGGGTGGGACCTTGTtgtcctgctcccctccctgtcccccctcGGCCACTCAATCCCATGGGAATGggatggggctgcagagcccccTGGGGACCCCCCCCAAAACCCTTGAATCCAACCTCAGTGCAGCCCCTTCCATCCTCCCTCCACCTCCTTCCTGCCCCACACCGGGGTGTCTCTCCTTGCCCTACATCCCACCAAgtccctttttcccccccccccccaaattccAGGCTGGGGTGTTGTGGAGGGGAGTGACCCCcgtgtccctgtccctcctcaTCCCCTGAGCAGGCTTCAGCCCCAGGGCTGATTATCAACACGCTCTCATTCCTCCTCCAAAAGCCACACACCCACCAAGCCCAAGCCCAGCCTGGACCAGCATCAAGCTCAAATCAGCTCCTGCTCGTTCACCAACCTTGAGAATCCcacaaagaaagggaaaaaggagggggggggggaaaccaaAACCCCCAAGCTAGGAGGTCAGTGAGTTTCTGCTGCAAGCCCAAAGGTGCTTTCATCTGAAGAAACCCCATTTCTACTCTGCTAAGTACCCAGGTCACTAGGAAGAGGTTTGAGAGGTCTGGGAAGATGAGGTGGGgtctgcagggcaggcaggaccAGGTGGGCTCATCGTGGAGCAGACAGATGCCAAAACCCCTTTCGTGCAGGTTaagagaagcagaggagagcTGGAAGAGAAGGGGGGAAACAGATCACCCAGAGCAAGTTCCAAGGGTGGGATTTGTGTCCCAGGCAGGAAGGAATGGCAAGGAGAGGGGTCAGGAGcttctgccaggctgctccatcAGTGCAGAACGTGGCCAGCACCTCCTCAGCCCTGCTTGCAGAGCCCCCCTTGGGGCTTCCCTGGAGCCATCTCTCTGCCCCTGGGTTCTGGGCTGGGgatgaaagcagcaggaaaggggagggaaaagggaaaaaaacccccacggGGAACAAAACCCCCATGTCCCTGCGGGGTTTGAAGCTACAGGGAGGTGTCTGGGCCGGGGGGGTGGCAGAGGTTGGGGTGCCTGCTCAGCTTTCGGGgtgctgcctcagtttcccccccCGGGGGGAAGGTGGAGGGAAAGCAGCTGGGATGTTGCTTTGATTGCCCAGCCTCAGTTCTGCCCTGAAATCCCACCCCGGGGCTGGCAGGTTTGGGGGTCACTGGGCTGGAAACATGTTTGCTTCCCAGTTCCCCCCTTTTTGGTTTCATATTCccagccccccccaccccccagttACCAAATCATCTctggttttcttcctccctgGAGCCTGTCAAAAAAAGCTCTGTGCAGGGTACAatatgaagggaaaaaaccccaaattgtGGCCAATTCTGGGGGGAAGTGCCTTTTtttggggagtggggggggggcagttttcctctttgaaaCCTCACAAAAGCTTTagtgagggagggaaggggcttgGCCAGGCTGCCACCCTGGGGTCACTGGGGTGAATTTGGGTCCcttggggagaaaaagggggagaaaaagggggagaaaaagaagggggagaaaaagaagggggagaaaaagaagggggaggaaaagaagggagagaaaagggggagaaaaaaggggagaaaaagaagagggagaaaagggtggagaaaaagaagggggagaaaaagaagggggagaaaaagaagggggagaaaaagaagggggagaaaagggtggagaaaaagggggagaaaaagaagagggagaaaaagaagggggagaaaaaggtggagaaaaagggggagaaaaagacgagggagaaaaataaggggaagaaaaagaagggggagaaaaaagagggagacaaagaagggggagaaaaagaagggggagaaaaaagggggagaaaagagggagaaaatggGGAGAAAATGGGGAGAAAATGGGGAGAAAATGAGCAGTAGTGCAGGGCAGGATTGTATCGTGTTGCTGAGGGCCAAAACTCTCAGGATTCACCCCAAATTTTTAAAGCTTGTGTGGTTCCAGTCTTAAAAGTAGTGTAAAATCCCAAAATGTCAGGGTTTTAGCCCGAGTGGAAGCATCTTGCCAGCCCCCTCAGCCGTTCCTCGGGCAGGCCCTGGGGCAGAGGCAGTTCCTAGCACTCAACCCCTCGGAATTCACCCCAGATGTTGAAGGTTTGTGTCGTTCAAGTGTTAAAATCCCTGTAAAAGCCAGAAACTTCAGGGTTTTATCCCAAGTTGGTGCGTTTTGTGGGTCCCCTCAGGCCTCgctccaggctgctgagggcaggaccCTGGGGCCCGGAGGTGGTTCCGAGGCCCAAGCCCCTCAGAATGGACCTGATTTTGAAGATGTGCGTTGCTCAAGTGTTAAAATCCCTGTAAAACCCTGAAAATTCACTGTTTCATCCCAAGTTGGTGCGTTTTGTGGGTCCCCTCAGGCCTCGCTCCAGGCTACTAAGGGCAGGACTGGGGCCAGAGGTGGTTCCGAGGCCCAAGCCCCTCAGAACGGACCTGATTTTGAAGATGTGTGTCGCTCAAGTGTTAAAATCTCTGTAAAACCCTGAAACTTCAGGGTTTTATCCCAAGTTGGTGCGTTTTGTGGGTCCCCTCAGGCCTCGCTCCAGGCTGCTAAGGGCAGGACCCTGGGGCCAGAGGTGGTTCCGAGGCCCAAGCCCCTCAGAACGGACCTGATTTTGAAGACTTGCATCGCTCAAGTATTAAAATCTGTGTAAAACCCTGAAACTTCACTGTTTCATCCCAAGTTGGTGCATTTTGTGGGTCCCCTCAGGCCACCCTCCAGGTCAGGTCCTGGGGGGCCGGAGGTGGTTCCGAGACCCGAGCCCCTCGGACTGGAGAGGTGCTTCTGATGCCCAAGCCCCTCAGAATGGACCTGATTTTGAAGATGTGCATCGCTCAAGTGTTAAAATCCCTGTAAAACCCTGAAAATTCAGGGTTTTATCCCAAGTTGGTGCGTTTTGTGGGTCCCCTCAGGCCTCgctccaggctgctgagggcaggaccCTGGGGCCCGGAGGTGGTTCCAAGGCCCAAGCCCCTCAGAACGGACCTGATTTTGAAGATGTGCGTTGCTCAAGTGTTAAAATCTGTGTAAAACCCTGAAACTTCACTGTTTTAACCTGATTTGGTGTGTTTTGTGGGTCCCCTCAGGCCTCgctccaggctgctgagggcagggctCAGGGGCCTGGAGGTGGTCTGATGCCCAAGCCCCTCAGAACGGACCCGATTTTGAAATGTGCATCACTCAAGAGTTAAAATCCCTGTAAAACCCTGAAACTTCAGGGTTTTATCCCAAGTTGGTGCGTTTTGTGGTCCCCTCAGGCCTCGCTCCAGGGCAGGCCCCGGGGGGCCGGAGGTGGTTCCGAGACCCGAGCCCCTCGGACTAGAGAGGTGGTTCTGATGCCCAAGCCCCTCAGAATTCACCCCAGATTTTGCAGACGTGTGTTGCTCAAGTGTTAAAATCCCTGTAAAACCCTGAAACTTCAGGGTTTTATCCCAAGTTGGTGCATTTTGTGGGTCCCCTCAGGCCTCgctccaggctgctgagggcaggaccCTGGGGCCAGAGGTGGTTCTGATGCCCAAGCCCCTCAGAATGGACCTGATTTTGAAGATGTGCGTTGCTCAAGTGTTAAAATCTGTGTAAAACCCTGAAAATTCACTGTTTTATTCCAAGTTGGTGCGTTTTGCGGGTCCCCTCAGGCCTCgctccaggctgctgagggcagggctCAGGGGCCAGAGGTGGTTCCGAGGCCCAAGCCCCTCAGAACGGACCTGATTTTGCAGATGTGCATCGCTCAAGTGTTAAAATCTCTGTAAAACCCAGAAACTTCACTGTTTTAACCCGACTTGGTGCGTTTTGTGGGTCCCCTCAGGCCTTgctccaggctgctgagggcaggaccCAGGGCCCGGAGGTGGTTCTGATGCCCAAGCCCCTCAGAACGGACCCGATTTTGAAGACGTGCATCACTCAAGAGTTAAAATTCCTGTAAAACTTTGAGACTTCAGGGTTTTCTCCCAATTTGGTGCATTTTGTGGGCCCCCTCCGGCCTCGCTCCAGGTCAGGCCCCGGGGGGCCGGAGGTGGTTNNNNNNNNNNNNNNNNNNNNNNNNNNNNNNNNNNNNNNNNNNNNNNNNNNNNNNNNNNNNNNNNNNNNNNNNNNNNNNNNNNNNNNNNNNNNNNNNNNCTCTGGATCTGCACGTTGCCCCCATCCCACCCCGTGCTTAGGAGGAGCTGCACTCAGGGCTCTGCTCGTGCTCACTTGACCCACACCTTGCTTTTGGGCTCTCAGCAGGGCTCCCCCCCCCATGGCCACCCCTCTCCTGAGACACAacacacccccagcccagccctggcagcaccaggacaTCAAGCCCTGTGGTTTTCACGTCATCACACACAACGAGGTCCTTGCCCGTGGCCAATgatgcacccaagggtgctcCTCATGCCTTCCCAGCCAGGTCCAAGCAGGCAGATGGGACTTGGTTCCCTTCTCCACTCTCTTGCAGGCCTCCAGCAAGCCCAAGGACAGCAAGAAGCCCTCCAGCCCAACGTGGTCCAGGAGTGGCACCTCACCCCACCACAGCACTggccccaccagcccctgggaCGACAGGTGGGAGCTGAGCACCTTGGTGTTCCTCAGCTTGAAGGTTGACCAGAAAAGTGAGCATTTGCCTTTCCTGGGCacagagggctgggggggggcagagagggTCACCCCCAAATACTGACTCCAGCCTGGTCCtttcccctctgcagcccaACGCATCACGGAGGTGGCAGCGACCAATGGTGAGAACACCTTCAAGATGCTGATTCAGAGCCCTGAGTcggtgctggtgctgctctccCAGGGTGTCACCATGGAGGTGGGGATGCAGAACCTCCTCTGGTACCTCTCCTCAATCCCCAGGCCTGTCCTTGTCACCTATAACTTCTGGGCACTGGAGCTGCCCGCTCTCTTTAAAGCCCTGGATGCCACGGGCAGGAAAGTGGACTTCTGCCACATGGTGCATGGTTACATGGATATGTTGTCCTTGATCAAGGAAAAACGGCCTGGAGCCCCTTCCTACAAGCTGAAGAACCTGCTGCAAGAGcacctggggcagcagctcaACTCTTGCAGCACGTTGGCCACGGCCAAAGCCTTGCAGGAGCTGTGGTGGGCCCTGgagctccctgcccagcccgaGGTGGGGACAATGCTGACCCACTGCAACCTGCAGAGCTACACCATGCTGCTGCCCTTGGTGCACGAGAAGCTGCTCACCAGGAAGGCAGCCAAGACCCTGGCCCGTCGCAACCTCATCCTCTGGAGGGTGAAAGAGGTTGTGAAGGCAACTGTGCCATGAGCTGAGCTGGCCAGGTCTCAGCTTCAGCGGGCCAGGGAATGCCCAGCGTGGCCCCACATGGGATTCTCAGAGCCCCCTCTGCTCCCAACACGGGGGCTGAAAAGGTCCAGGACACTCTAGAGGGAAGAAACCAGCCAATCAGATGAATACCCTTATCAAATAAATGAGGTACCAACAGCCAGTGTCACTTCTtgggctgacacaccagagggctgtgctgccattcagagagacctggacaggctggagagttgggcggggagaaacctgatgaagttcaacaagggcaagtgtagagttttgcatctggggatGAACAAGCCCGTGGAGCAggacaggttgggggctgagctgctggagagcagggtaggggaaagggacctgggggtcctggtggacaggaggatgaccatgagccagcaatgtgcccttgtggccaatggatcctggggtgggttagaaagggtgtggttagtaggtcaagggaggttctcctccccctctgttctgccttggtgaggccacatctggaatgttgtgtccagttctgggcccctcagttccagaaggacagggtccagggcagagccacagagatgatgaagggagtggaacatctccctggtgaggaaaggctgagggagctggggctcttgagcttggagaagaggagactgaggggccacctcatcagtgtttacaaatatgtaaagggtgagtgtcaggaagatggagttaagcttttttcaatgatgtccagtgataggacaaggggcagtgggtgcaaactggagcacaggaggtttcaTGTGAACATCAGggagaacttctttcctgtgagagtgacagagccctgggccaggctgcccagagaggctgtggagtctccatctctggagacattcaaacccccctggacacattcctgtgtgatgtgctctgggtgcccctgctctggcaggggggttgggctgggggatctttccaggtcccttccaacccctgggattctgggattctgtgatgctgtccCCACCCCTCCTTTTCCCAGCCGGGTGGGACAGGGAGATAATTCACCCTGCCGGGGCAGTAGCAGGTACCTTGTGCGTGTGCGTGTGCgtgtgtgcgtgcgtgtgtgtCCCGCAAACCCCCGCAGCCCGGACACGTCCCTCCTCGCCAGGCAGAGGGTGGCAGCggtgtccccaggcagggctggctgcgACAAGGCAGTGAGGGACACAGGCCACCAGGTGTCCTCTGTGTACAGCAGCACAcgggccagggctggggacccACTCGTGCCAAcatccttccccccccccccccctccacgCGTCCCGCAGGCACACGCATCCCTGGAGCCCACCCGTGGGCTCTCCGGACCTGCGACCATCACCGGGGGGTCTGATCTGCTGTATTtgggtgtgtatgtgtgtgtgggggggtgaaTAGGTCCTCTGGGGGGCTGGAAGTGGGTGAAGAGGGTTGAAGGAAGGGTTGAAGGATCCTagagaggatgaggagggagcatccattgggggggggggaaacgtgaacaccccccccccccatcttcTGGGACCCCCAGCTGGGAGTAAGAAGTGTTCCCAGAGCTGTGACCtcctggaggggggggggaggagggggtcGTGTGGGATTAAGCAAGGGgacctgctgccttccctggggCTTGAAGTCCTTCTGGAATCAGGACAGACCCGGCACCCTCCAGGAGGAGGTTCTAGGCAGGGATCCCAAAGGAACCACCCCATAAGGGCTTTTGCTTGTCACCGAATgtcacctccctccctcccccccagcgGCTTCCCTGGTGTCTGACACAGGAGCAGCCTCTAGATGGGGCCCAGGcggaggagagcagagcccaTCTGGCTCCTGTCACCCGCCTCATCAAAACCTTGGCCAACAATAGCCAAGTCAGTGGGTTTGCGGGAGCCAGACGAGCTGTTGCTTTGCCCTAAGCTGCCGTCAAGCTGGAAAAGGATCGGGCATCgaggggggggggacacacggCAGAACAGCAGCCACCAAACCCCAGCCCTGGAGAAAAGTGCTCCTCACACCTGCGAGGTGAGGACCTCCCAAAGATCCCACCAGCTTCTGCACCCTCGCAGGGTTGGTGCAACACTGCTGGGTCCCCCCCCACATCCAGGCCCAGGAAACCCCCCAAGCCAAGAGGTCTAAAGAGTCAAGAGTCTCTCTGATGGTTgggttggggttgtttttttcttgagagcAATAAATAACTACAGTGAATTAAGCGAATCTCCTGAAATGATCTATAATGTGCTGCTTGCTTGATTGGCTGTTATTAATAATGCATTGCTCAATCTAAACCATTCATAAAATGACTCCCTGGTAGCTCCAGGCAAAGTGCTTTGGGACTCaggaaggtggggggggggagtgaGCAAGAAGGAGCAGCATAAATCCTTTCTGGTTATGAAAATGGATTTCTTCCCCCAACAATCAGGCAAAACTAATTAGAGCCAAAGGGCAGTTCCTCTGCATTTGATTAGGGCCTGGGAGATGGCTCAGGTTGGCTGGTGGGAATCCAAGGAGCCAGCCCAGTGAACCTAGGAAAGGTTGGCTGGGTTTTCTTTTGAGTAAAACCTCAGCTGAGAACATCTGGAGGGGTTTGGGTTCCAAGGTCCGTCAAGAATAAGGGTGGGGAGGGGCAGGAGTGTTGAATATTTGGAGGCAAAGATGAGGGAAACCTTGCCTAGATGGAAGGAGAACCCATGGGGTAGTCCCAGGGTGGTGGCTTGGTGAACTTGGAGGTGCTGGCTTAAAGCTGGAAGCCAGGAGAGCCCAAACTGGAGGCTCTGTCTTCTTCTCTTTGAATAGACAATGTCCTGGCTGGCATGGTGAAGGCTCCTCCTCCAGGCACCAGCTGGAGATAAGTGGTGTAGAGCAGCAAACCCTCCTTGACCACAGTGGTGATCTGGTGattcctgcagctgggaggcTGCCCCCACCTGTgctggtgggagatgtggtCCCATGGGCAGTGTCAGCTGTGGACCTGGCCCCCAGCCCACATTCTGCTTGCCACAGGTGAGCCTTGGGGTGCCTGGGGCTGAGTCTGACTGCTCCAGAGCTGGCTctcccatccatccatccatccatccatccatccatccatccatccatccatccatccatccatccatccatccactcatccatccatccatccatccatccatccatccatccatccatccatccatccatccatctatccatGCTTTCATCCTCAACCATCCTCCCTTGGAGCTCTCATCTGAGGAGACTGAGAAGCCACCAGAGATCCCAGTCGTTATTCCCTGCTCTCAGCCcatgggaaactgaggcactgaCGAGACAAACCCCACAAGTGAACCTCTAGGGAGGGATGAATGGAGAAGTAGATGGATGGTGGAACACCTGCTATGCCACTTCATGGTACGATGTCCTCCACAGTGTGTAGGTTAGGACCTggccctgaggagcaggagggctgggtTATCCATCCAGTACCACGTGCCTCGTCCCCTGACCCATTTCTAGCTTCCACTGCTCCTGAAATCCTGCCACCATATCTAGGACACTTGGATCTTTTCCTCTTGT
Encoded here:
- the PML gene encoding protein PML, yielding MATPLLRHNTPPAQPWQHQDIKPCGFHVITHNEASSKPKDSKKPSSPTWSRSGTSPHHSTGPTSPWDDRWELSTLVFLSLKVDQKTQRITEVAATNGENTFKMLIQSPESVLVLLSQGVTMEVGMQNLLWYLSSIPRPVLVTYNFWALELPALFKALDATGRKVDFCHMVHGYMDMLSLIKEKRPGAPSYKLKNLLQEHLGQQLNSCSTLATAKALQELWWALELPAQPEVGTMLTHCNLQSYTMLLPLVHEKLLTRKAAKTLARRNLILWRVKEVVKATVP